From Chryseobacterium tructae, one genomic window encodes:
- a CDS encoding radical SAM protein, whose translation MPIRNYTYYDYTISLCPECLKRVGAKIIIENEAVFMTKRCPDHGFFKTKIASDVHYYKNIRNYNKASEMPLHFGTDVEYGCPYDCGLCVDHEQHSCLSIVEVTDRCNLTCPTCYAMSSPHYGSHRSLEEIEAMFDVIVKNEGEPDVVQISGGEPTIHPEFFKIMDIAKSKPIKHLMLNTNGIRIANDPGFAEKLATYAPEFEVYLQFDSFKPEVLEDFRGKDLTSVRMKAMEKLNELNLSTTLVIVLQKDKNIDEIGKIIEFALKQKCVRGITFQPVEIAGRNREDSAQEKITLTEVRQEILNQFPLLNTDDIIPVPCNPDALAMGYILKLQGEIIPLTRYINPADLLNNESRNTIVYEQDAGLHMQLLDIFSTGISVDKVKPKVNQLLCCLPEVCAPNLDYDNLFRIIIMNFMDAHDFDVRAVKKSCVHIVNKDLKLIPFETMNLFYRDDKKSYLEELRKEDKVLF comes from the coding sequence ATGCCAATAAGAAACTATACCTACTACGATTATACGATCAGTCTTTGCCCGGAATGCCTGAAAAGGGTAGGAGCGAAAATTATTATTGAGAATGAGGCTGTTTTTATGACCAAAAGATGTCCTGATCATGGCTTTTTTAAAACAAAAATAGCTTCAGACGTTCATTATTATAAAAACATAAGAAACTATAACAAAGCTTCAGAAATGCCACTTCACTTTGGAACAGATGTAGAATACGGATGCCCTTACGATTGTGGTCTTTGTGTAGATCATGAGCAGCATAGCTGTCTTTCCATTGTTGAAGTCACAGATCGTTGTAATCTGACCTGTCCTACGTGTTATGCAATGTCTTCACCACATTATGGAAGTCATAGAAGTCTGGAAGAAATTGAGGCTATGTTTGATGTTATTGTTAAAAATGAAGGCGAGCCGGATGTGGTTCAAATCAGTGGAGGCGAGCCTACCATTCATCCGGAGTTTTTTAAAATTATGGACATCGCGAAGTCAAAGCCTATTAAACATTTAATGTTGAATACCAATGGAATTAGGATTGCCAATGATCCTGGTTTTGCAGAAAAACTGGCTACCTATGCCCCAGAGTTTGAAGTTTATCTTCAATTTGATTCCTTTAAACCGGAAGTACTGGAAGACTTTAGAGGCAAAGATCTTACTTCGGTCAGAATGAAAGCCATGGAAAAGCTGAACGAACTTAACCTTTCCACTACTTTAGTGATTGTTCTTCAAAAAGATAAAAACATTGATGAAATTGGAAAGATCATTGAATTTGCTCTTAAACAGAAATGCGTAAGAGGTATTACCTTCCAACCGGTAGAAATTGCCGGTAGAAACAGAGAAGATTCTGCTCAGGAGAAAATCACCTTAACGGAAGTAAGACAGGAGATTCTGAATCAGTTTCCGCTTTTAAACACTGATGATATTATTCCCGTTCCGTGTAATCCGGATGCTTTGGCAATGGGATATATTCTAAAACTTCAGGGAGAAATTATTCCTCTAACCCGATATATTAACCCTGCCGACCTTCTGAATAATGAATCGAGGAATACCATTGTGTATGAACAGGATGCAGGACTTCATATGCAGTTATTGGATATCTTCAGTACAGGGATTTCTGTAGATAAAGTAAAACCTAAAGTTAATCAATTACTCTGCTGCCTTCCAGAGGTATGTGCTCCGAATCTTGATTATGATAATCTCTTTAGGATCATTATTATGAATTTCATGGATGCCCATGATTTTGATGTAAGGGCTGTGAAAAAATCGTGTGTTCATATCGTGAATAAAGATCTTAAGCTCATCCCATTTGAAACCATGAATCTTTTCTACAGAGATGATAAGAAAAGCTATCTGGAAGAACTGAGAAAAGAAGACAAAGTATTATTTTAA
- a CDS encoding carboxy terminal-processing peptidase: MDPGEKGNLYLGALTIGAPAWKSKQLSEGDKILKVKSKPKDDAVNVVGMLSDEAVRLIRGEKGTPVTLTVQKKDGTIKDVTMIREEVAIEDTFARSIVVNAPNGKKYGFINLPSFNADFENSKGRNASDDIKNEIVKLKAQNIEGIVLDLRNNGGGSLTEVGDIMGLFMDAGPYVQVKDGNGKIQTLKNKYEAPIWTGPLVIMQNELSASASEILAGVMQDYGRAMIIGSPQSFGKGTVQTFVDLNRFLNTEDDFGSLKLTIQKFYRITGESTQRKGIVSDIQMKDFFTYAEVGERYDDFALAWDKIPATKFEKLNYFNIQVLEKASADRMAKNKNYQLLLESALWREKLDKEENITLNIDKFNEVMKHRKSQIEKFKVLTKFENGLQFIMYPSEIEREKKDEAFKKKSEMWIKNLKKDLYLQEAMNIVSEMGIKS, from the coding sequence ATTGATCCAGGAGAAAAAGGAAACCTTTATCTTGGTGCTCTTACTATTGGTGCTCCGGCATGGAAGTCCAAACAGCTTTCAGAAGGAGATAAGATCCTGAAAGTAAAATCCAAGCCAAAAGATGATGCAGTAAATGTGGTAGGAATGCTTTCCGATGAAGCCGTAAGGTTAATCAGAGGAGAAAAAGGAACTCCTGTTACCTTAACGGTTCAGAAAAAAGACGGTACCATCAAGGATGTAACTATGATTCGTGAGGAGGTTGCTATTGAAGATACCTTTGCAAGAAGTATTGTAGTGAATGCTCCTAATGGTAAGAAATACGGATTTATCAATCTGCCAAGTTTTAATGCTGATTTTGAAAACTCAAAAGGAAGAAATGCTTCTGATGATATCAAAAATGAGATCGTTAAACTTAAAGCTCAGAATATTGAAGGAATTGTTCTTGACCTTAGAAATAATGGTGGTGGTTCATTAACGGAAGTAGGGGACATTATGGGACTTTTCATGGATGCTGGGCCTTATGTACAGGTGAAGGATGGAAATGGAAAAATCCAGACTTTAAAGAATAAATACGAAGCTCCAATTTGGACAGGACCGCTTGTCATCATGCAAAATGAACTTTCCGCTTCTGCTTCAGAAATCCTTGCGGGAGTAATGCAGGATTATGGAAGAGCAATGATTATAGGATCACCACAGTCTTTCGGAAAAGGAACGGTTCAGACTTTTGTTGACCTGAACAGATTCTTGAATACTGAAGATGATTTTGGATCTTTGAAACTGACTATTCAGAAGTTTTATAGAATTACAGGAGAATCTACACAGAGAAAAGGAATTGTTTCTGATATTCAGATGAAAGATTTCTTTACTTATGCAGAAGTAGGAGAGCGTTATGACGATTTTGCTTTAGCTTGGGATAAAATTCCGGCTACAAAATTCGAGAAGCTCAACTACTTTAATATCCAGGTTCTTGAAAAAGCAAGTGCAGACAGAATGGCTAAAAATAAAAATTATCAGCTACTGTTAGAATCCGCTCTATGGAGAGAAAAACTAGATAAAGAAGAGAATATTACTTTGAATATTGATAAATTCAATGAAGTGATGAAGCATAGAAAATCTCAGATTGAAAAATTCAAAGTGCTGACTAAATTTGAGAACGGATTACAGTTTATTATGTATCCTAGTGAGATTGAAAGAGAGAAAAAAGATGAAGCTTTCAAAAAGAAATCTGAAATGTGGATCAAGAATCTGAAAAAAGATCTTTACCTGCAAGAGGCAATGAATATTGTATCAGAAATGGGAATAAAATCATAA
- the surE gene encoding 5'/3'-nucleotidase SurE — translation MERPLILVTNDDGITAPGIRNLISFMNEIGEVIVVAPNSPQSGKGHAITINSTLSYEEVTLDGPQTDYSCSGTPVDCVKMALDKILKRRPDIVVSGINHGANSSINVIYSGTMSAAVEAGVEGIPAIGFSLLDFSWEADFTQAKEYIQNIVRRTLENPMPKGIVLNVNIPKLPASEIKGVKVCKQANAKWEESFDERVNPHGKKYYWLTGYFNNMDDSEDADETALANGYISIVPVKFDLTAYEYMKTLEEVMVFDSVKEAK, via the coding sequence ATGGAAAGACCGCTTATTCTGGTTACTAATGATGATGGAATTACAGCTCCCGGTATCAGAAATTTGATCAGTTTTATGAACGAAATTGGAGAAGTAATTGTAGTAGCCCCTAACTCTCCTCAAAGTGGTAAAGGCCACGCTATCACCATTAATTCTACACTAAGCTACGAAGAAGTTACCCTTGATGGCCCGCAAACAGATTATTCTTGTAGCGGAACTCCTGTAGACTGTGTAAAAATGGCTCTTGATAAAATTCTGAAAAGAAGACCTGATATTGTAGTTTCAGGGATTAATCATGGGGCTAATTCATCCATTAATGTAATTTATTCTGGGACAATGTCTGCTGCTGTAGAAGCTGGAGTGGAAGGAATTCCTGCCATTGGATTCTCATTACTGGATTTCAGTTGGGAAGCAGATTTTACTCAAGCTAAAGAGTATATTCAAAACATTGTTAGAAGAACTCTTGAAAACCCAATGCCAAAAGGAATTGTTTTAAATGTGAACATTCCGAAACTTCCTGCATCGGAAATAAAAGGAGTAAAAGTTTGCAAACAAGCGAATGCCAAATGGGAAGAGAGCTTTGACGAAAGAGTAAATCCACACGGGAAAAAGTATTACTGGTTAACAGGGTACTTCAACAATATGGATGATTCTGAAGATGCTGATGAAACAGCTTTGGCTAATGGATATATTTCTATCGTACCGGTAAAGTTTGACCTTACTGCGTATGAGTATATGAAAACATTAGAAGAAGTAATGGTTTTTGACTCTGTAAAGGAAGCCAAATAA
- a CDS encoding WG repeat-containing protein: MKKLIFVLCSTVCMAQTNQYTKVLLSKKTGKEVNSYSEGFGIAYDPVSKMQGIVDAKGNITFESPYRGGISHIFKNRFILYSEEGNRRKSAIIDEKGNELIPLEDQDFNTPWWSKERIIASRQGKEVVYDYNGKLIIPDSDKIRFAGKDSFFVSKDKKWFLYDFKGNQLSGREFKDDYNFENDRALIINEENQCEIIGKNGQTLHKFSKNVVDMNAYPYLITQNKATGKYGLIDAEDNILVDEIYNDITPEYFGKKEYIYLRKKNKTTVFYKKDQKLYPNNFNYLYALSNNLFRVYKDKSDQSGIVDLQGNIIVPQEYDFIKNFTVSGKDFIYLKKGSEEKLLDKDLNNILNEGDQIVGFYPENMIIRRQDQYYSFSVHNKSIAELKGVKQIKAQNVEYFNILNEYSKPLVCMNNDHLYGILDAKGKEVVPFTYEDIIAFENFENEIVVKKEGKYGVLNFQNEPLTEIIYDQYIWMKEVLKLNKNKKTDLIYFTRFRNEMAEL; the protein is encoded by the coding sequence TTGAAAAAACTAATTTTTGTATTGTGTTCTACAGTTTGTATGGCGCAAACGAACCAATACACTAAGGTTCTCCTTTCCAAAAAAACAGGGAAGGAGGTAAATTCGTATTCTGAAGGTTTCGGGATTGCGTATGATCCTGTTTCCAAAATGCAGGGAATTGTAGATGCTAAAGGAAATATTACTTTTGAATCTCCCTACAGAGGCGGAATTTCCCACATTTTTAAAAATAGGTTTATTCTTTATTCTGAAGAAGGAAACAGAAGAAAATCAGCAATTATTGACGAAAAAGGGAATGAATTGATTCCACTTGAAGATCAGGACTTCAATACACCTTGGTGGAGTAAAGAACGTATTATCGCTTCTAGGCAAGGAAAAGAAGTTGTTTATGATTATAACGGAAAACTTATTATTCCAGATTCAGACAAGATCCGATTTGCAGGAAAAGATAGCTTCTTTGTTTCAAAAGATAAAAAATGGTTTCTGTATGACTTTAAGGGAAACCAACTTAGTGGCAGAGAATTTAAAGACGACTACAATTTTGAAAATGACAGGGCTCTTATTATCAATGAAGAAAATCAATGCGAGATCATTGGAAAAAATGGACAAACCTTGCATAAATTTTCAAAGAATGTAGTAGATATGAATGCCTATCCTTATTTGATTACCCAAAACAAAGCAACCGGAAAGTATGGATTGATTGATGCTGAAGATAATATACTTGTGGATGAAATTTACAATGATATTACTCCGGAATATTTTGGAAAAAAAGAATATATCTATCTTAGAAAAAAGAATAAAACAACCGTTTTTTACAAGAAAGACCAGAAGCTTTATCCGAATAATTTTAATTATTTATATGCATTATCTAATAACCTTTTCAGGGTTTACAAGGATAAGTCTGATCAATCAGGAATTGTAGATCTGCAGGGAAATATTATTGTTCCTCAGGAATATGATTTTATTAAAAACTTTACAGTTTCCGGAAAGGATTTTATTTATCTTAAAAAAGGGAGTGAAGAAAAGCTCTTAGATAAAGATTTGAACAATATTCTAAATGAGGGTGACCAGATTGTAGGTTTTTATCCTGAAAATATGATTATCCGAAGACAAGATCAGTATTATTCTTTCTCGGTACATAATAAATCTATCGCTGAGCTTAAAGGGGTGAAACAAATCAAGGCTCAGAATGTGGAATACTTTAATATTTTAAATGAGTATTCAAAACCACTTGTCTGTATGAACAATGATCATCTATATGGTATTCTGGATGCAAAGGGAAAAGAAGTCGTTCCTTTTACCTATGAGGATATTATTGCTTTTGAAAACTTTGAAAATGAGATTGTTGTAAAGAAAGAAGGTAAATATGGTGTTTTGAATTTTCAAAATGAGCCGCTGACAGAAATTATTTATGATCAATATATCTGGATGAAGGAAGTCTTGAAATTGAATAAAAACAAAAAAACAGACTTAATATATTTCACCAGATTTAGAAATGAGATGGCTGAACTTTAA
- the rsmI gene encoding 16S rRNA (cytidine(1402)-2'-O)-methyltransferase produces MSGILYFVPTPVGNLEDMTFRAVNVLKDVDYILCEDTRTSGILLKHFEISKPLKSYHLHNEHQATEKVIADLKNGQNIAIITDAGTPGISDPGYLLAKAGADNDIEMICLPGATALIPALVVSGLPNNEFLFAGFLPQKKGRQTKLKQLAEEKKTIVLYESPHKINTTLEQIKEFFGEHTKASLSREISKKFEETKRGTINELIEFSKSKTLKGEIVLIVNNSI; encoded by the coding sequence TTGAGCGGAATCCTATATTTTGTTCCCACACCCGTTGGGAACCTGGAAGATATGACTTTCAGGGCAGTAAATGTCCTTAAAGATGTAGATTATATTTTATGTGAAGATACCAGAACTTCCGGAATACTTTTAAAACATTTTGAAATCTCTAAGCCTTTAAAATCTTATCATTTACACAATGAACATCAGGCAACAGAGAAAGTAATTGCAGACCTTAAAAACGGTCAGAATATCGCCATCATTACCGATGCGGGAACTCCCGGAATTTCAGATCCCGGATATTTATTGGCAAAAGCAGGAGCGGATAACGATATCGAAATGATATGCCTGCCCGGAGCAACAGCTTTGATTCCGGCTTTGGTGGTTTCTGGGCTTCCGAATAACGAATTTTTATTTGCAGGGTTTTTACCACAAAAGAAGGGAAGACAAACCAAGCTAAAACAACTTGCTGAAGAAAAGAAAACAATAGTATTGTACGAAAGTCCACACAAGATCAATACTACTTTAGAACAGATTAAGGAATTCTTCGGGGAGCATACCAAGGCAAGTTTAAGCCGTGAAATTTCAAAGAAATTTGAAGAAACTAAGCGCGGAACAATCAATGAATTAATTGAATTTTCCAAGAGTAAAACTTTAAAAGGAGAGATTGTTCTTATTGTCAATAATTCTATTTAA
- a CDS encoding superoxide dismutase family protein, whose amino-acid sequence MKVQTLALLAGCAFLAASCGTTKTYAVNAKSGTQTGGTAKFTQQGNDVIMKLDVTNLTPGIHAVHIHEKGDCSAADGTSTGGHWNPSKNDHGKWGAEHFHMGDIGNLVADQNGTAVLTFKTDKWCLGCTDESKNIIGKGLIVHAAADDFHTQPTGNAGGRVGCVEIK is encoded by the coding sequence ATGAAAGTACAAACACTAGCATTATTAGCAGGATGTGCATTTTTGGCTGCTTCATGTGGAACGACAAAAACGTACGCTGTAAATGCCAAAAGCGGAACTCAAACAGGAGGAACGGCAAAGTTTACTCAACAGGGTAATGACGTAATCATGAAACTGGACGTAACAAACCTTACTCCCGGAATCCATGCAGTACACATTCATGAAAAAGGAGACTGCTCTGCAGCAGACGGAACTTCTACAGGCGGCCATTGGAACCCATCCAAGAACGATCACGGGAAATGGGGTGCAGAACACTTCCACATGGGAGATATAGGAAATTTGGTAGCCGATCAGAACGGAACGGCAGTATTAACCTTCAAGACTGACAAATGGTGTCTTGGTTGTACAGATGAATCTAAAAATATCATCGGTAAAGGTCTTATTGTACACGCTGCAGCAGACGACTTCCATACTCAGCCTACTGGGAATGCAGGAGGAAGAGTGGGATGTGTAGAAATTAAGTAA
- a CDS encoding prolipoprotein diacylglyceryl transferase, whose protein sequence is MKWIIFGTMDFPVTFHIFGQTILAHPLFEAVGMFLGMRYYFYLKRKSPEKLSFNISAAVLIGATAGALLGSKLIGNLENPHTMFEGFSFQKFWSSNTIVGGLAFGLLGVELAKKVVGHKESTGDLIVFPLMLAIIIGRIGCFLTGIYEETYGIPTDSIFGMHLGDQYLRHPVALYEIGFLIGLWVVLKYIQKQKDYPSGFLFQIFMLSYFTFRFFLDFIKPRVEIAGNLGTIQLVCICVIIYYIYTIKNTRITLKYSR, encoded by the coding sequence ATGAAATGGATTATTTTTGGAACCATGGATTTTCCTGTAACTTTTCATATTTTCGGCCAAACGATTCTTGCACATCCTCTTTTTGAGGCGGTTGGAATGTTTCTGGGGATGCGGTATTATTTTTATCTTAAAAGAAAATCTCCGGAAAAGTTATCATTCAATATTTCTGCAGCTGTTTTAATTGGAGCTACAGCCGGAGCATTATTAGGATCCAAGCTCATTGGAAATCTGGAAAATCCCCATACTATGTTTGAGGGCTTCAGCTTTCAAAAATTCTGGTCAAGTAATACCATTGTGGGTGGATTGGCTTTTGGGTTATTGGGAGTAGAACTTGCTAAAAAGGTAGTGGGGCACAAAGAAAGTACGGGAGATCTGATTGTTTTTCCTTTAATGCTAGCTATAATTATCGGAAGAATCGGGTGTTTTCTTACTGGAATTTACGAGGAAACCTATGGAATTCCAACAGATTCTATTTTTGGGATGCATCTGGGTGATCAATACCTTAGACATCCGGTTGCCCTGTATGAAATAGGGTTTTTGATAGGACTTTGGGTTGTTTTGAAATATATTCAGAAACAGAAAGACTATCCTTCAGGGTTTCTCTTTCAGATCTTTATGTTGAGTTATTTTACATTCAGATTCTTTTTAGATTTTATTAAACCAAGGGTTGAAATTGCTGGAAATCTTGGAACTATCCAACTTGTATGTATTTGCGTAATTATTTACTACATTTATACTATCAAAAATACCCGAATCACTTTAAAATATTCAAGATGA
- a CDS encoding GMP reductase, which yields MRIEYDIKLGFKDVMFRPKRSTLKSRSEVDLEREFIFKHTKKRWKGVPVIAANMDTVGTFEMAVELAKDKIITAIHKHYTPEEWSEFLQSQPESIHQYIALSTGTGKADEEKIRLILEKHPKIEFLCIDVANGYSEHFVEFVKTARANFPDKIIIAGNVVTGEMVEELLLVGADIIKVGIGPGSVCTTRVKTGVGYPQLSAIIECSDAAHGLGGHIIADGGCKVPGDVAKAFGGGADFVMLGGMFAGHDESGGEMIEENGKKYRSFYGMSSKTAMDKHSGGVAEYRASEGKTVKVAYKGPVADTVKDILGGVRSTCTYVGASKLKELSKRTTFIRVQEQENQVFN from the coding sequence ATGCGTATAGAATATGACATAAAATTAGGGTTTAAGGATGTAATGTTCCGCCCTAAACGTTCTACCTTAAAGTCCCGATCAGAAGTAGATTTGGAAAGGGAGTTTATTTTTAAACATACTAAAAAAAGATGGAAAGGCGTTCCCGTTATCGCTGCTAATATGGATACTGTGGGAACTTTTGAAATGGCTGTAGAACTGGCTAAAGATAAGATCATTACAGCCATTCATAAACATTATACTCCTGAAGAATGGAGTGAGTTTTTGCAAAGCCAGCCCGAAAGTATTCACCAGTATATCGCTTTAAGTACTGGCACAGGAAAGGCAGATGAAGAAAAAATCAGACTGATCCTTGAAAAGCATCCAAAAATTGAGTTTCTCTGTATAGATGTTGCCAATGGTTATTCAGAGCATTTCGTTGAATTTGTGAAGACGGCAAGGGCTAATTTTCCTGATAAGATCATCATTGCCGGAAATGTAGTAACCGGAGAAATGGTAGAAGAACTTCTTTTGGTAGGAGCAGATATTATTAAAGTTGGCATTGGGCCTGGTTCAGTATGTACCACCCGTGTAAAAACAGGAGTGGGTTACCCTCAATTATCTGCCATTATTGAATGTTCTGATGCTGCGCATGGTTTGGGAGGTCATATCATTGCAGATGGAGGCTGTAAAGTTCCCGGAGATGTTGCCAAAGCATTTGGTGGTGGTGCTGATTTCGTAATGCTAGGCGGAATGTTTGCCGGTCACGATGAAAGTGGAGGCGAAATGATTGAAGAGAATGGTAAAAAATACCGTTCATTTTATGGTATGAGTTCGAAAACAGCGATGGATAAGCATTCCGGAGGAGTCGCTGAGTACCGTGCCTCAGAAGGAAAAACGGTAAAAGTAGCGTATAAAGGTCCGGTTGCAGACACTGTGAAGGATATTTTAGGAGGAGTACGTTCTACCTGCACTTATGTGGGAGCATCTAAGCTTAAAGAACTTTCTAAGCGAACCACATTTATTAGGGTTCAGGAACAGGAAAACCAGGTTTTTAACTGA